In one window of Caballeronia sp. TF1N1 DNA:
- the nodI gene encoding nodulation factor ABC transporter ATP-binding protein NodI, which translates to MTDINHRTGANSNAAPAIEFSEVRKHYGERSVVDGLSFDVQPGECFGLLGPNGAGKTTTLKMLLGISSPDSGTIRLVGEPVPARARFARQRVGVVPQFDNLDPDFTVRENLLVFGRYFGLAGARMEAIVPSLLEFARLESKAQARVGELSGGMRRRLTLARALVNDPDVLVMDEPTTGLDPQARHLIWERLRSLLSRGKTILLTTHFMEEAERLCDRLCVIEEGRKLAEGRPRELIESVIGSDVIEIYGPDPQALAAELEPLAARTEISGETLFCYVDDPQPVHARVKGRTDVRYLHRPANLEDVFLRLTGREMVD; encoded by the coding sequence ATGACCGACATAAATCACCGAACTGGCGCGAACTCGAACGCGGCGCCAGCGATCGAATTCAGCGAAGTCAGAAAACATTACGGCGAGCGAAGTGTCGTCGATGGCTTGTCGTTCGACGTTCAGCCTGGCGAGTGCTTCGGCCTGCTCGGCCCGAACGGCGCGGGCAAGACGACGACGCTCAAGATGCTGCTCGGCATTTCATCGCCCGACAGCGGCACGATCCGTCTCGTCGGCGAACCCGTGCCAGCGCGCGCACGCTTCGCGCGGCAACGCGTGGGCGTCGTGCCGCAATTCGACAACCTCGATCCCGACTTCACCGTGCGCGAAAACCTGCTCGTCTTCGGCCGCTATTTCGGCTTGGCCGGTGCGCGCATGGAAGCCATCGTGCCTTCGTTGCTCGAATTCGCGCGCCTCGAAAGCAAGGCCCAAGCGCGCGTCGGCGAACTGTCGGGCGGCATGCGGCGGCGGTTGACGCTGGCGCGCGCCCTCGTCAACGATCCCGACGTGCTCGTGATGGACGAACCCACCACCGGTCTCGATCCGCAAGCGCGCCATCTGATCTGGGAACGCCTGCGCTCGTTGCTTTCGCGCGGTAAAACCATTCTGCTCACGACGCACTTCATGGAAGAGGCCGAACGCCTGTGCGACCGGCTTTGCGTGATCGAGGAAGGCCGCAAGCTCGCGGAAGGAAGGCCGCGCGAGTTGATCGAATCGGTGATCGGTTCGGACGTCATCGAAATCTACGGACCCGATCCGCAGGCGCTGGCCGCCGAACTGGAACCGTTGGCCGCGCGCACGGAGATCAGCGGCGAAACGCTTTTCTGCTATGTCGACGACCCGCAGCCCGTGCATGCGCGCGTGAAGGGCCGGACGGACGTGCGCTATCTGCATCGTCCGGCGAATCTCGAAGATGTTTTTCTGCGCCTGACCGGGCGCGAGATGGTGGACTAA
- a CDS encoding DUF2939 domain-containing protein, with protein MSRTTRYLVVTLVILFIVAGLSLVYASPYIALNRVKHAADARDAQTVNEYVDFPALRESLKEQVGALLTRRVDIQKSGNPLAIIGAMIGAALVGPLVDSYATPEGVAAILNGIPPRGDPGEHPPAVVPPVRDGQVAASSPPSEAASSMVATQEPPRQPPQTTAGYRSFDTFVVTYQHGAGDARYSAIFHRYGLITWKLIAVDLNG; from the coding sequence ATGTCCCGCACTACGCGTTATCTCGTCGTCACGCTCGTCATTCTCTTCATCGTTGCAGGGTTAAGCCTTGTCTATGCGTCGCCCTATATCGCACTGAACCGCGTCAAGCACGCGGCCGATGCGCGCGATGCACAGACCGTCAACGAATACGTCGACTTCCCCGCACTGCGTGAAAGTCTCAAAGAGCAAGTCGGCGCACTGCTGACGCGGCGCGTCGATATCCAGAAGAGCGGCAATCCGCTCGCGATCATCGGTGCAATGATCGGCGCGGCGCTCGTAGGGCCGCTGGTGGATTCCTACGCTACGCCCGAAGGCGTCGCCGCGATTTTGAATGGCATTCCGCCGCGGGGAGATCCAGGCGAGCATCCACCCGCCGTCGTGCCACCGGTTCGAGACGGTCAGGTGGCGGCGAGTTCACCGCCTTCGGAAGCGGCATCGAGCATGGTTGCGACTCAAGAACCGCCGCGACAACCACCGCAGACCACGGCCGGATATCGCAGCTTCGATACGTTCGTGGTGACCTACCAGCACGGTGCCGGCGATGCGCGGTACTCCGCGATCTTTCATCGGTACGGGTTGATAACGTGGAAGCTGATCGCGGTTGATTTGAACGGGTGA
- a CDS encoding universal stress protein, with product MSGYRKILLCYDGSREGRKALRQGANLALALNAETHVLAVVDMRSSIAQSAGLLTDMACGRFEDAARDILQEGVEWLRERGLQAQGHFAFGHPIDEIATLAESLKVDLVVVGHRCRSGLARWWMGAGNTPLLDRVSCSILVAVCQSGESAEAEDEAAYAAKPNRAEVSV from the coding sequence ATGTCAGGCTATCGAAAAATCCTGTTGTGCTACGACGGCTCCAGAGAGGGCCGCAAGGCGTTGCGTCAGGGCGCAAATCTCGCGCTTGCCTTGAACGCGGAGACGCACGTGCTGGCGGTGGTGGATATGCGTTCGAGCATTGCGCAAAGCGCCGGTCTTCTGACCGACATGGCATGCGGACGGTTCGAGGATGCCGCACGCGATATCCTGCAAGAAGGCGTGGAGTGGCTGCGCGAACGCGGCTTGCAGGCGCAGGGCCATTTCGCATTCGGGCATCCGATCGATGAAATCGCCACGCTGGCGGAAAGTCTTAAGGTCGATCTGGTCGTGGTCGGCCATCGATGCCGCAGCGGTCTCGCGCGCTGGTGGATGGGCGCGGGCAACACACCGCTGCTCGATCGCGTGTCATGCAGCATATTGGTTGCGGTTTGTCAGTCAGGTGAGTCGGCCGAAGCGGAAGATGAGGCGGCTTATGCGGCGAAGCCGAACCGGGCCGAAGTAAGTGTTTGA